The DNA region attagtatAATTCATAATACTTATTAATATTCGCGAAATATGAGATGACACTTGAATAGAACTTAAACATTGAAGTATTCATTTATAATACTTGTTGAAAACTTCCAAGTTAAGCATTATCATGTTATTTCATATATATCAATATGTATTATGAATGAATACTAATGCATAATATCAAATTGAATATTATCTTGATATTCCATGAATACCAAAGTGTATTCATGATTAATATCAACGATACTAAAAAAGTATAATGAATgaaaactaaaaattattatgaatgATTACGCTATGAATGATTACTCTCATAAGTTAAGGAATCATTCATAATACTTATGAATGAATACTCAAAATTGATTAAAAAAACATAATGAATGAATACAAGTAGTATAAAATGATTATTCTCTTAAGTTGATTAATCATTACTTATGAATGAATACTCATAAGTATAATTAAGAaagaataaaaattataatggACTGCGTAATTAATTGTATTCtgtaataaaaatactaaaaagtcAACAGCTACATTGATTCAATTTATCATGGCCACTCGAAAATCGAATATTTTCTCACAAAAATTGAGAATCACAAAgaaaaataagatatttgttaacacaaattaaaaacattttagaccaaattaatatttaatctTAATTCATGATGATTACATAACATACAtatgttaaaaaatatatagcaTTAATAAGTCATTCTGATACATTTTCAATGGAAATACCAACATAAACTTCATTTATGGTGGTCACTTGAAGATTGAGTATTTTCTCATCAAATTGAGTATCAATATGAcaaaattagatatttgttaaataaaattAGTAACATGAATTTCATTTATGGTGATATGAGTAtatgttaaataaaattaagtaaTGTTTAGttcatattaattatttaatcatattatatgATAATTAAGCAAcaattttatttgtttaaaaaataataacattaATAAGTCATCCTAATGCATCTTCCATGACAACACAACTACGGGCTTCATTTATGGTGACCACTCGAAAATCGCATATATTGTCACAAAAATTGAGTATCAACATGGTAAAATAAGCTATATGTTAAGTCTAATTAAGTACTTTTTAGGTCAAATAAGTTTTTAATTGTATTACATCATAACTAAAtaacatgtttatttttaaataaataacattaaTAAGACATCATAATGCATCTTTCATTGCATCAATTCGATCTCGAAGAGAAGGAAAAGTCTTAGAAAAGATAATGAATTTGTTTATAGTGACAACttgaatatccagtattttctcATAAACGTGAGTATCAACATGGAAAAATCATACGTATGTGAAtccaaattatgtatgtttaattcaaaataagtatttagttgtattttatgatgaaaacataacttattttttttaaaaaaaacaacatTATTAAATAATCCTAAAATCCTAGTCTTAAATGTAATTAAGAGAATAAAAAAAGCATTTATTCTAGTTCATATTAATagtctatttttaaaaatagtctTAATTACTAAAAATTATACAATATAACATTTTGTGGTTTAATAATCCTAGAATATATCTTCTTTCAATTTTCCATTTCAATAAACTAAAATTagacaaaataattaaaacaaatttatcttgttatatgtattttttaaaaaataataataatgtgatatcAAGACAATTAATAaaagtaatttataattttattattagcgaaaattagttaaattaattatttttactatgaaaataaatatttgattggaaattataataataatattaattataaaaaatattaattaaataaaaaaattagacgATAAGCTAATTAATTAAAGGCAAAAAGTTATTAatagtaaataataataataataataataataataataataattaatgataggaaataaattaataatataatattaatcataaaataacaaagaataaaatattagtactaaaaaatttaactaattcaattaaaattataattttattaaagtttattaatataaattaatccaaaaatttattatttggttgaggatgtttatatttaatatttgtatCTAAATGTTATAAAGACAAaaaagtaaaatgtgatcaacATGGAGTTAAACTAAAATTTCGACTTTATCATTTTAcaaattcacaaaaaataaaCTGAATCCCAAATTTACCGTTCAATTAACTCTTATGTCTAAACAAAATTATTGaattcattttaaaatgaaaaataagaatTCATCTGCGAAATGAGCCACACAACACATGATCTAAAACACCATAAAGCTTCCAAGAAACATATATAATAAAGGAGTGGTTCCAACTGCCAACAGAGAAAGAATTGGCTATCTTCTTCATGGCTATGTCTGCAACTTCAAGAATGAATACCTTCGGTGTAGCCCACAACAAAATCAGAATAGCAGAAGCCAACAAGGGAGGCGGAGGAGGAGGAAGAGGAAGGAGAGACCTACTTCTGCTTTCAACTGCACTAGTTTCTCAGTCGCATACTGACCTCCTTAATAGTACGTACTTCCAACTTTCGATCTTTTGGGCATTCTAAATTTTGGTTTTCATAGGCTGTAATCTGATTCTCTCAGAATATCTGAAGAAATCGCAAGAAAACAAGGCGAAAAATGACAAGGAGGTAATGTTTATGTTGTCTATCTTGGCAACTCGGAAGTAACCCGTACAACTTATTTTTCCCGTTTCGTCATTTGAACAGAGATTGGATAGCTATTACAAGCGCAACTACAGAGATTACTTCAGCTTGTTAGAAGGCGAGCTTAGGCAAAAGAAAGATCTGTCTGAATCAGAAAAGGGCATTCTTGAATGGCTTGACGCCAATAAATGAAGCGGCATCTCATTCCGCCTCTTTGGATGATGGCTTGGAACGGGCGAAGAAGTCCTCTTCCTTACGATATGAAGATCTTACACGATGGTTCTTAAATGCTTCAAAACCGACTACTGTGTTCTACATCCAACTTAAACTATATGTAtgatattatctattattagCTTTCACAATGCTTCAAAATGGTCCATCCCCAGAGGACCTTTGCCGCTTTCATTTCCTAAattccttctttcttttcttttctcggGATGAAAGGCTTACTAATGGCGTTTAATACTGTCATTTATAAGTAGGAACAGAAAAAATGAAATCCCTCTTATCAATTTTTCCACTTCACATTAATACAGTTATCTGGAAAGGCACCGAGGAAACCTTACGCCACAAAAGGTTTGCCTGATATAGGGTTCTAACTGGGTATAATACAGTGAGGTCATTTAGCTCAACCCCAAAGCGATAAAAAGCCAAGGACCTCGCATTCTTgtattttaacaaaaaaaatgaaaaataaaaagtgACTTCCCTTCTCTCTCACTTCACAGCCCCTTTATTCTAAAATTCGTCAATTAGAATGAATCAAATCTTCCCCCACAGTTCGGAAAAATTGTGCAGAGATATGCTTGGAATAATTTATAGAAAGAACTGATATTGTCTActtggaaaactttattttcctCATTTCTTATTTATTATCAACAGAATCCCCTCCGGAGATGAATTTTAGCTCTGTGTGCTTGTGTTGTTACATCACATCTCGATGTGAATTTTCAAAGCAACATGCTTGACGATGAAGTGGAAGAAGAAAGCAGACAATTACAGCTTCAACAGCAGCAGTCCTTAATCGAATCAACTTCAACAGAATACTCAACACTTCAATTATAGTCAAGTGCAATCTTTATTTCAATTCATGATCATAATTCCTAAAGTTACAAAAAATTATTGGATGAAAACATTGTTACACTTAGATTCTTAGGCACGAGAAATCAAACTCATTTCCAAAAGAGCTTAAATCACGCAAACAAGTTCATAAACTGAATATACAATTGAATCAGGCTAGAGGTCGATATATCACAACCTCTTTTCACAGTAAATACCAACAGAAATAGATATCTCGATTCAAAATAGCTCACTGATCGGAGATGTCATTCAGTAATTTCATACCTTCCTCAGTCATCTGCACTTTCTCCATTTTAATCCGTTGACGCATGGTTGAACTCTTTTTTCCAGAGGACGCATAAATTTTTGTCAAAGATTCAAGTACCTCGGATTGCAATTTATACTTTGACTCACTCAAAATTTCCAGGAAAGCCTCAGCACCGTCAACGTCCTTGTTATGTTCAAAGTGTTGCATCAGTTCCGAACAATTGAAGGGGCAGGTGCCCATTCATCAACTTCCATTTACCAGCAGAAATTGCATATTGCATTTCCGACACAATCCAAAGCTGATTtaatctctcttttttttttcttttttttttcccagaTAGTATTCAAGTTAGAGCTCCCAAGATttctgtcacgccccgggacggggttggttgacaccggcgttgttc from Primulina tabacum isolate GXHZ01 chromosome 14, ASM2559414v2, whole genome shotgun sequence includes:
- the LOC142524625 gene encoding uncharacterized protein LOC142524625; the protein is MAMSATSRMNTFGVAHNKIRIAEANKGGGGGGRGRRDLLLLSTALVSQSHTDLLNKYLKKSQENKAKNDKERLDSYYKRNYRDYFSLLEGELRQKKDLSESEKGILEWLDANK